The following nucleotide sequence is from Streptomyces sp. NBC_00239.
TGGCCCACTCCTGCCACCGCATGCCGCTACACAAGGCCAGATCCGCGCCCGCTCGGTCGCGGTGCGGGGAGCTGCCCCGATAGGACCGGCTGAGCTGCGAGTCCGGGCACTGCCCGCCAAGACCGACATCTCTGAAGTAGCGGTACTGCCCCAGACTCAGATGCCGGATATCCATTCCCCGCCGCGTCCGCGGACTCAGCGCATTACGCCCTCGCGCCGCCACACGCATGGGTCGGCGCCGCAGGTACCGCTGCTCGACCGCGAAGGTGAAGAACTGGTCCAGCACCGACGACTCCTTCGACCACGCCGAGGTGCCGACCGGCTTCTTCTGCAACTGAGTGCGTTGCTTCTTGTACGCCACGAGATCGGACTCCGTGGCCGACAGCACGTCGCTCACACGCGTGTCCTGGTGAGCGCTGAACCGGGCCATGATCCGCCCGTAGTCCTTCAAGGTGCTTCCGGCCAGATCGGCGTACGACATGTTCCTGCCCCATGAACACAGCGGCTCCACCGGCATCATCGTCTCGGCATCCAGATAGATCGGTGTGCCGTCCGAGATCCCTCGAAGCTCCAGCAGCCGAGCCGCCTGGTCACCCGTCAAGACGGGGCTGTCCAAATACCGGCGTACCACCGCCGTGTCAACCGCGTACAGCTGCATGCCTGTTGCCTCCCGAGACCTCTGAGAGACGAGAGATAGCAGTCAGTAGAGGGCGACGCGGACACCCTTCACCGGTTCGAGGGACGAGTGATGAGACAGAACTGAAGTGCCCCAAGAAACCGAGCGCTGGGTGGTGCCCGCGCAGGCGGCCGCGGCGAGCTGGAGACTGCCCGCCAGGGCGAGGACCAGGAGCCACAGCGGCCCGGGCCCGGCAATCAGCAGCGGCACGCTCATCAGCGGGTACATCGCGAATCCGGCGACCAGGACCGGTCCGGGCCCGAACCTGCGGACGATCCGGGGTGCGGCGAGCGCACCGGCCAGGCATCCGGCGCCGGACACCCCCATGATCACGCCGAGCCCGGTCGTGCCGGTCTTCACTGTGGTCAGCAGGTGATACGCCCAGAAAGTCGAGGTCAGGGCGGAGCCGAACCCTGTCCCGGCCAGGCACAGGACGAGCGGCCGCACGAGCGGTGTGCGGGCCACGTACATCAGGCCCTCCCAGATGTCCGTGGCCATTCTTCGCCGCACCTTGGGGGCCGGCGGCGCGTGAACGGTGCGGATCCGGGTCGCACACCATGCCGAGACCAGGTAGGAGACGGCGTCCAGGGCGAAGGCCCGGCCGGCGCCCACCACGGCGACCACCGCGGTCCCCAGATAGGTACCGGCCGTGTCGGCGGCGCCGAACGCCGCTCCGATCCGTGAGTGGGCCTGCTGGAGCAGCCCGGGTTCGACGAGCTGCGGCACGATGGCGATGGCCGCGGCCTGGTGGAGCACCGTCACGGCACCCAAGGCCAGGGCCACGGCGTACAGCGTTGGCATGGACAACGTCCCGAGGACGGTGGCGGCCGGGATCACCGCGACCACGGCGGCCGCCGCAAGATCAGTGGTGATCAGCACCGTCTTCTTGTTGTGCCGGTCGATGAACGCCCCGGCCGGCAGCGCGAGGACGAAGGTCGGGATCTGGATGAGGAAGAAGAGGAACGAGATCTGGTCCGGCGTGGCGTGCAGGAGGAGTACCGCGAGCGTGGGTAGGGCGATGCCGTGCACAGCCGTCCCGATCAAGCTTGCGCTCTCGCCTGTCAGGAATGCGATGAAGGACCGGTGGCCGCGCAGCGACGCCTTGTCGTCCGGTGTGGTGACGGAGGCTTGGGCGGGCGTGGTCACCACAGGCCGGCCGCCTTCATCAGCGTGGCGGGTGCTGTCAGTTCGGGTGTGGCTGTCCCGGTGACGGTGTTCTGCGGGTACGGCAGGTCGCAGTTCAGGCGCAGGATGGACCGCACGCGGACGACGTCGTCCCACGTCTCCCGGATGCGGGCCAGGGGCTTGGCCAGGCGGCCCGGTGCGGCGGCGGGCAGGTCCTCGAGCCGGCGCCCGCCGGTCAGGAGCCGGGCGGCGGTCACCGGTCCCACGCCCGGGACGCCGGGGAGGTTGTCGGACGGGTCCCCGGTCAGGGCCCGGAAGTCAGTCCACTGCGCCGGCGTCACCCCGTAGCGGTCGGCGACCGCGGGAGCGGTGACGAACTGGCGGCCGGGCGGGGCCTGCGGGTTCAGGATCCGGATCCTGCTCTGGGTGAGGAGGCCGTAGAGGTCGCGGTCCCCCGAGAGCACGACCACCGCACGGCCGACGGCGGCCTCACGCGTGGCGATCGTGGCCAGCACGTCGTCGCCCTCGGCGCCGGGCCATTCCAGCCACCGCACTCCGCCCTGGTCGAGCATCGCCTTCAGCGGCGCCAGAGCCTGGATCGGACTGTGGTCGGCGTCAGCCCGGTTTGCCTTATACCCGGCCTCAGCTTGGATCCGAGTGTCGGCGCCGTCCTCGGCGTCGAAGACCACCAGGACCTCATGACCGTAGCCGTGCTCGCGGTGCGCCTTGCGCAGGAGCGCCACGAAGCCGAACGCGCCGGTCACGTCGGTCCCGTCCAGCGCCTGGAACCGCTTGGGGAACCCGAAGTGGGCGCGGTAGAGCAGATGATGCCCGTCGACGAGGAGCAGCGGCGCGATCGCGGTCATGGTGGTGCCTCCCGGCATCCGAGGCGCCTGCGGCCGCGACGCCCGGGTGCCCCGAGACGGGCAGCCCGCCAGAATATCGGCCCTTGCACGGGGAAGGGCCTGTACGACGGGGTTCACGTCATGTCCTTCGCGAGATCCGTTGCGGGGGACCGCTGGGCGGGCACGCTGTCCGCGAACGCGGCGGCCTGGACCAGATAGGCGCTGCGGAATTCCCCCGTGCCGGTGCTCTCGTCCATGAGCTCGGAGAACGTCCCGGACTCGGCGACCTGGCCGTCCTTCATGACGTGGATGACGTCGGCATGCCGCACCGAGTGAAGGCGGTGGGTGATCAGCACGACGGTCTGACCGGCCGCGGCCAGTGCCCGGATCTGGTCGAAGACCCGCTGCTCAGCCACCGCGTCAAGGGCGCTCGTGGGCTCGTCGACCACGAGAATCTCGGGCCTCCTGTACAAAGCTCGGGCGATCCCCAGCATCTGCCACTCGCCGCCGGACGCCTCCTGACCGCCCTTGTAGCCCCGCCCGAGCAAGGTGCCGAGGCCGCGGCGCAGGGCGGCGATGAACTTCCAGGCGCCGGAGAACTCGGCGGCAGCCTGTACCGCCTGGTCGTCGATGGGGACGGTGGGCCGGCCGATGCCGACGTTCACCCTCACCGTGAAGGGCCACCGGAAGAAGGACTGCGACATGAGCGCGATGCGGGCGAAGATCTGCTTGCGCTGGGCCTTGGCCGCGTCGACGTCGTCCCACCAGATCGTGCCGCCGCCCTCGTCGGGCATGTGCAGGCCGGCCAGGAGCTTGACCAGGGTGGACTTGCCCGAGCCGTTCGCCCCGACCACGGCGATGACCTTGCCCATGGGGAAGGACAGGGACACCTCGCGCAGGGTCGGCTCCGGCGTCTCGCCCCCGCTGCCGGGGTAGGTGAAAGTGACCTTCTCGAAGCGGACTTCGCGAACCTTCGCGGGCAGGTCCTCGCCGGTCTCCGGGATGGCCCGCGCCTTCGCCTCCACACAGAGCCGCTCGAAGTCGGCGACGAACAGGGACTCCTGGTGCAGGTCGGCCATCTGCACGACGAGGCCGTCCAGGCTGGAGGACCCGGTGCGGATGGCCAGGACCGCCGTGCTGGCGACCGCGAGGTCCATCCGCCCGCTCCACAGCAGCAGTCCCAGCGCCCCGTAGGTGAGTAGGGTGGCGATGCCGGACGCGCCGTCGGCGATCAGGCCGATCTTCGCCGCGTTGCGGGCCAGGCGGGTTTGCTCGCGCTCGCTCGTCTCGGCCATCTCCCGGAAGTGGGAGAGGAGGAAGGGCCCGACCTCGTGGACGCGGACCTCGGCCGCCGCTTCCCGCTGGGTCAGCAACTGACCCAGGAGGTGTCCGGCCCGTGCGTGCTGGACGAAGGCGTGGAAGGAGAGGTACCGCTGGCGGGAGATCGTCAGCGACCTCCAACCGCTCGGCAGGGTCATCAGGACGAGGAGGGGCAAAAGTCCGATGTGGAGCACGGTGAGCACACTGGCCGCCGCGACCAGGGAGATCCCGGAGTTGAGGGTGTTGGTGCAGTAGCGGATCATGCGCCGGGCGGAGTCGGCCCCGTACCGGGCGGCGTCCAGCAGCCGGTGGAACTCGTCGTCCTCGATCGCCGCGAGCTCAACCCGGTGGACGAGCCCCAGGTACTGCTCGGTGGCCACCCTCTGGACCTTCGGCTCCAGCTCACCGGTGGCGGCCGTTGACGCGGACCGCAGAAGCGAACCCACCAGAGCGGTGACCGCGACGGCCATCAGTGCTGGGAACGCGCTGGTCAAGCGCTCGTTCGTCCCGCCTCCGGCGAGGATGTGCCCCAGGACCGCGTTGACTGCGACCAGCCCGATCGCCTGGGCGATCCCGCGGCCTACTTCGGCGCCGAGGACCACGCGCAGGGCGCGGGCGTCGGCGAGGTGCGCGAGGCGCAGCCCGGTGCCGATCATCCGGGGTAAGCCCTTGGCCATGGTCCACAGGCCCAGCTTCAGCCAGGCGCCCTCGTGCTGGTCCCAGCCGACGTCGTACGCCAGCTCCCCGCCGAACAGCAGCCGTTCCGAGTCCGACACCGTTGCCTGTTCAGGATCACCATCGGCTTCGCTGCTCACTTCGTCCCCCTCAGATCCGGTCGTGCACTGCTGGTCTCGTCGCTGGTCGTAAGCGGTCCGGCGGGCCCCCGCACCGGCGGCTGCAGTTCGCCTCCGCACTCCGCCGCCCCCGCTGATGCACCTTCGGCCGTGGCCGGCCCGGCAGGAGGCATAGCGAGGGCGCCGTAGAGGGTTCCGGCGACGTACTGGTTGAGGACGGCGTGGGTCAGGGCCCGGCAGTCGGCCGGAGGGCCGCCGGGGTCGGCCCACACCACCTCGCTGTACCGGTCCGGTGCGGTGTTGCGGGGCACTCCGGACCAGCGCTGGGTGGCGAAGACGGCGCACAAGCGTCCCGCGCCCTGCTCGCTGCGGTAGTGCAGGAGGCCGCTGAGCTCGATGTCCTGTACCCCCACCCGGATGCCCAGGGTTCGGGAGGCACCCCGGCACGCGGCCTCGTCCAGCCACTCCGCCGGCTCCAGCCGTCCGCCCACCAAGGCCAGCTGTCCGCGATCTGGCAGATGAGCCCGGCGGACCAGCGCGACCCGCCCGTCGGGGCGCAGCGCGAGGAGCACGACCTTCGTGAGCGGCCGGTAGCCGGGCCCGGTCTGTTCGATTCGGGCAGCAGCCGGGCGGGGATGGGGCGCGGTGTGCACTGGTCCTCCCTTAATTGACGTGGAACCGAGCGATGGTCGAACAACCCCCCACGCCTGGGTGCCGTAACGGACGCGGAAGGGGGAATTTCTCGAACTGAGATGCGGTGTGGGTGTGGAGGGCAGTTCCTCTGGGGGTGGGGGCGTTTGAACTCACACGTTCGAGTGGCGAGGGGGCTTACGGCACCCGATCAGGGACTTGCGCGATGCGCCTCCTGGTCCGAGGACGGTGCTCGTCAGGAGTGCAGGGCGGGGTGCGAGGTACTGGTGTGTACGCACTTTGTCCTCCGGGTGGGGGCGTGGCGAAGTACGCCGTCCGCGGGGTGCGGAGGCGAGGGCGTTCGAGCAGACGAGGTTGAGTCAGTGAGTACAGCGCAGCGCGATGGGCGGAGCAGCACGATCTGGCCGACCTCGTCGCCTGAGGGCCCGTCCGGTGGCCGCTGATCGATCTCTGGAGCCGTAGCCTTCGCAGGCTGCCGCAGACCAGATGTTGGCCTGAACCCGCCCCTGCGAAAGCAGACTTCGGGAAAACCCCTTGTGGACCGCAGACCGATGCAACTCTGTCCGCGAGCCCCGCA
It contains:
- a CDS encoding MFS transporter: MVTTPAQASVTTPDDKASLRGHRSFIAFLTGESASLIGTAVHGIALPTLAVLLLHATPDQISFLFFLIQIPTFVLALPAGAFIDRHNKKTVLITTDLAAAAVVAVIPAATVLGTLSMPTLYAVALALGAVTVLHQAAAIAIVPQLVEPGLLQQAHSRIGAAFGAADTAGTYLGTAVVAVVGAGRAFALDAVSYLVSAWCATRIRTVHAPPAPKVRRRMATDIWEGLMYVARTPLVRPLVLCLAGTGFGSALTSTFWAYHLLTTVKTGTTGLGVIMGVSGAGCLAGALAAPRIVRRFGPGPVLVAGFAMYPLMSVPLLIAGPGPLWLLVLALAGSLQLAAAACAGTTQRSVSWGTSVLSHHSSLEPVKGVRVALY
- a CDS encoding 5'-3' exonuclease; translated protein: MTAIAPLLLVDGHHLLYRAHFGFPKRFQALDGTDVTGAFGFVALLRKAHREHGYGHEVLVVFDAEDGADTRIQAEAGYKANRADADHSPIQALAPLKAMLDQGGVRWLEWPGAEGDDVLATIATREAAVGRAVVVLSGDRDLYGLLTQSRIRILNPQAPPGRQFVTAPAVADRYGVTPAQWTDFRALTGDPSDNLPGVPGVGPVTAARLLTGGRRLEDLPAAAPGRLAKPLARIRETWDDVVRVRSILRLNCDLPYPQNTVTGTATPELTAPATLMKAAGLW
- a CDS encoding ABC transporter ATP-binding protein: MSSEADGDPEQATVSDSERLLFGGELAYDVGWDQHEGAWLKLGLWTMAKGLPRMIGTGLRLAHLADARALRVVLGAEVGRGIAQAIGLVAVNAVLGHILAGGGTNERLTSAFPALMAVAVTALVGSLLRSASTAATGELEPKVQRVATEQYLGLVHRVELAAIEDDEFHRLLDAARYGADSARRMIRYCTNTLNSGISLVAAASVLTVLHIGLLPLLVLMTLPSGWRSLTISRQRYLSFHAFVQHARAGHLLGQLLTQREAAAEVRVHEVGPFLLSHFREMAETSEREQTRLARNAAKIGLIADGASGIATLLTYGALGLLLWSGRMDLAVASTAVLAIRTGSSSLDGLVVQMADLHQESLFVADFERLCVEAKARAIPETGEDLPAKVREVRFEKVTFTYPGSGGETPEPTLREVSLSFPMGKVIAVVGANGSGKSTLVKLLAGLHMPDEGGGTIWWDDVDAAKAQRKQIFARIALMSQSFFRWPFTVRVNVGIGRPTVPIDDQAVQAAAEFSGAWKFIAALRRGLGTLLGRGYKGGQEASGGEWQMLGIARALYRRPEILVVDEPTSALDAVAEQRVFDQIRALAAAGQTVVLITHRLHSVRHADVIHVMKDGQVAESGTFSELMDESTGTGEFRSAYLVQAAAFADSVPAQRSPATDLAKDMT
- a CDS encoding NUDIX domain-containing protein, which translates into the protein MHTAPHPRPAAARIEQTGPGYRPLTKVVLLALRPDGRVALVRRAHLPDRGQLALVGGRLEPAEWLDEAACRGASRTLGIRVGVQDIELSGLLHYRSEQGAGRLCAVFATQRWSGVPRNTAPDRYSEVVWADPGGPPADCRALTHAVLNQYVAGTLYGALAMPPAGPATAEGASAGAAECGGELQPPVRGPAGPLTTSDETSSARPDLRGTK